TCGAAGAACTGCGTGGACACCTGCTCGGCAAGCAGGTCGCCGACCAGTGCGCCAAGTCGGCGTACGTCGTCGCGCAGGGGAATATCGGGAGTGGCAAAGACGATGCTGCTGCGGTACTCGTTCATCTGCGACGCACTGGCCTCGGGAACGGAATCCGCTCAAGCCTAACCCACAATCGGGTCAATGCTGCGTCGCGCAAATAGTTACATCTGGTAGTGCCGGCCGCTGGCCGGCTCCATGCATATCTGACAGGCGCCGGTGCATTGCCGGCCGCTGGCCGGCTCCATGCATATCTGACGGGCGCCGGTGCATTGCCGGCCGCTGGCCGGCTCCACGTGATGTCCAGCATTGCGAGGAGCCGGCCAGCGGCCGGCACTACCGGTCACCTGCATTGCGGGGAGCCGGCCAGTGGCCGGCATTACCGATTGCGGGAAACGGGCCAGCAGCCGGTAGGTGCCGATCATTTCAGGTACCGGCCAGCGGCCGGTACCTACCGGGTGCTTTTCAGCGCTTCTTCTTGATCGGCGTACCCGGGCCGACGGTCTGCTCCAGCCAGCGCTCGCTTTCGGCCAGCATGGTCATGATCGATTCGCGTGCGCGGTACGCATGCGATTCGTTGGGCAGCATCACCAGACGCGCCGTTCCACCCAGGCCCTTGACCGCGGCGAACATGCGCTCGCTCTGGATCGGGAAGGTGCCGGAGTTGTTGTCGTCCACGCCATGGATGAAGAGGATCGGGTCCTTGATCTTGTCGGCGTAGTTGAACGGCGACATCTTCTGGTACACGTCCTGGGCCTGCCAGTAGTTGCGCTCCTCGGCCTGGAAGCCGAACGGGGTCAGCGTGCGGTTGTACGCACCGCTGCGGGCGATGCCGGCCTTGAACAGGCGCGTGTGCGCGAGCAGGTTGGCGGTCATGAACGCGCCGTAGGAATGCCCGCCGATGGCGATGTGGTCGCGATCGGTCACGCCCCGCCGCACCACTTCGTCCACCGCCGCTTCGGCGTTGGCGATCAGCTGTGGCAGGTAGGTGTCGTTGGGTTCCTTGTCACCCTCGCCGATGATCGGCATCGACGGGCTCACCAGTACCGCGTAGCCCTTGGCCAGGAAGGCCTGCGGGCCCCAGTAGCTGATCGCGTTGAAGCGGTACGGCGAATCGGTCACCTGGCTGGCGGCGGCAGCGGTCTTGTACTCGCCCGGGTAGGCCCACATCAGCAGCGGCAGCGGCCCGTCCTTCTTCGGGTTGTAGCCCGGCGGCAGCATCAGCGTGGCGGTCAGGTCGACGCCGTCGTTGCGCTTGTAGCGGATCTGTTCCTTGCTCACCCCACGCAGCTGCGGCAGCGGGTGGGCGAAGTGGGTCAGCGCGCGCGGGGCGGCGGTGGCGTCGGCCAGCGACTGCACGTACACGTTGGTGGGCTCATCGGGGGTCTCGCGGGTGATCAGCAGCGAGGTGCCCTCCTGGTCGAGCAGGGCCACCGGTGCGGCGTAGCCGGGCGCCTGCGAATGGAACAGGCGCGTGGCCTGCTTGCTGTCCAGGTCGAAGCGATCGACGAACGGGCGGTCGCCTTCCGGCGAGGCGCCCTGGCCGTACAGGAAGATGCTGCGGCCATCGGCGGTGATCTGCAGGCGCGCGCGCCCGTTGACGTCGCGCACCAGGCCCGGCCGGCCCGGATCGTTGTAGCGGTCCTGCGAGGACCGCGACGACAGCAGTTGCGGCGCCTGCTCGGCCTGGTCCGGGGCGATGCGCCACTGCTTCACTTCGCGGCTTTTCCACCACGATTCGTTGAGCAGCGCGAGATCGCCGCGCCCCCACTGGATGCCGGCATAGCGGCTGCCCAGCTGGGCCAGGGTGATCGGCGGCGTGTCGAACGGGGCGGCCTGCATCAGCACCGCATCGCGCACCTTGGCTGCGCGGTTGGGGTCGCCCCCGTCCTGCGCTTCGGCCCACACCAGCGTGGCCGGTGCGTCGGCGCGCCAGCTGATGCTGCGCACGCCGGTGGGCACCGCGTCGTTGCCGGTCGGCAGCCCTTCCACCAGCGGCAGCGTGCTCACGGTGTGCTGCAACGTGCCGTCCACGGCCGACAGCACTTCAATGCGGCGCGGGAAGTCGTCGGCCGGCACCAGGTAGGAGTACGGGCGCAGCACGCGCTCGGCCAGCAGGAAGCGGCCGTCCGGCGACACGTCCAGGTCCAGGTAGACACCGCTGGAGGACAGCGGCGTGGTCACGCCGTTGAGCGTGACGCGCACCGGCTGCGCGCTGGCGTAGTAATCGAACAGGCGCGCATCGGCCTCGTTCTTGAGCAGGTCCTGGTAGGTCCGGATCGCACGGACACCCGCATCGGCCTCGGTCTGCTGGATCGCAGGACCGGCCGGCACGCCACCGGCCGCCGGGGCCGGGCCCTGGCCCTTGCGCTGCTGGGTGACCACCAGGCCGCGGCTGTCGGGCAGCCAGGTGTAGCCATCGCCCAGCACGGTGTTCAGATCCGACAGCAGGCGCCGGGCCGACCCGGCGGCGATATCGACAATCCACAGCTCGTTGGCGCCGCTGGCCGCATGCACCTGGTTGAACGCCAGGTACTGCTGGTCCGGCGACCACGCCATGCCGGCGATCGACAGCGGCTGCGGCAGGCCGGTGATCTGGCGCTCCTTGCCGTCGGCCACGTTCAGCAGCCACAGCTTGTTGCCGAAGCTGAAACGGCTGGCGGCATGCGTGGCCGGGTTGATGCGCAGGCCGGCCAGTTTCAGCTCGGGCTGGGCCACCTCGGCAATGGACGGCAGCGACGGGGTCTGCAGCATCGCGGCGATGTCGCGGCGCGGGGACAGGCTCAGCGTGGGCGCACGCGGCGCATCCACCACCGCCTGCAGCGCGGCCGAGGGCAGCGCATAGCCCTGCTCGCCCTTGGCGCTGGCCACCGGCGGGGCGGAGGTCTTGCCTGCCGGGGCGGCCAGCGCCAGCGGGGCTACCGCCAGCAAGGCCATGCCCATCACCAGGCTGCCCCAGCGCGCGCGGCGCCGACGATCATTGCGTGTCATGTTCGATCCCTGTGCTGATGCAAACCTTGGACCTTAACAGCCGGGCGCCGATCGCCCCCCTGCCGATGGTTGGGGGCCGCCGCCGATTCATGCCAACGCACCCTGCCGCGATATAATGGGCGGCCCTCCACCGAGGGGCGCTGCGACCGTTCCGGACCCTGTCCGGCCGGCCAGGCTCGGTGGCCAGGATTGTTCCAACGGCGCCCGGCGATTGCGAGTTGTGCTGTCATGCGGGTGTCTGATTGCCGACATCGCGTCTGACGAGCATGGCTTGTCACTACCGGAGCTTACGAATGAATGCTGTTGCCAAGACCTTCTCCACCGAAGGTGATTACAAGGTTGCCGATATCACCCTTGCCGACTGGGGTCGCAAGGAACTGGACATCGCCGAGCATGAAATGCCGGGCCTGATGTCGATCCGCCGCAAGCACGCCGCCACCCTGCCGCTGAAGGGCGTGCGCGTGACCGGCTCGCTGCACATGACCATCCAGACCGCGGTACTGATCGAGACCCTGAAGGACATCGGCGCCGACGTGCGCTGGGCGTCCTGCAACATCTTCTCGACCCAGGACCACGCGGCCGCTGCGATCGCCAAGTCCGGCACCCCGGTGTTCGCCTGGAAGGGCGAGTCGCTGGAGGAATACTGGGACTGCACGCTGGACGCGCTGACCTTCACCCTGCCCGACGGCACCCTGACCGGCCCGGAGCTGGTGGTGGACGACGGCGGCGACGTGACCCTGCTGATCCACAAGGGCTATGAGCTCGAAAACGGCAGCGACTGGGTCAACGAAAAGGCGGCCTCGCACGAAGAACAGGTCATCAAGGACCTGCTCAAGCGCGTGGCCAAGGAGCGTCCGGGCTACTGGGCCCGCGTGGTCAAGGACTGGAAGGGCGTCTCCGAAGAGACCACCACCGGCGTGCACCGCCTGTACCAGCTGGCCCAGGCCGGCACCCTGCTGATCCCGGCAATCAACGTCAACGACTCGGTCACCAAGAGCAAGTTCGACAACCTGTACGGCTGCCGCGAGTCGCTGGCCGACGGCCTGAAGCGCGCGATGGACGTGATGCTGGC
This is a stretch of genomic DNA from Stenotrophomonas rhizophila. It encodes these proteins:
- a CDS encoding alpha/beta hydrolase family protein; translation: MTRNDRRRRARWGSLVMGMALLAVAPLALAAPAGKTSAPPVASAKGEQGYALPSAALQAVVDAPRAPTLSLSPRRDIAAMLQTPSLPSIAEVAQPELKLAGLRINPATHAASRFSFGNKLWLLNVADGKERQITGLPQPLSIAGMAWSPDQQYLAFNQVHAASGANELWIVDIAAGSARRLLSDLNTVLGDGYTWLPDSRGLVVTQQRKGQGPAPAAGGVPAGPAIQQTEADAGVRAIRTYQDLLKNEADARLFDYYASAQPVRVTLNGVTTPLSSSGVYLDLDVSPDGRFLLAERVLRPYSYLVPADDFPRRIEVLSAVDGTLQHTVSTLPLVEGLPTGNDAVPTGVRSISWRADAPATLVWAEAQDGGDPNRAAKVRDAVLMQAAPFDTPPITLAQLGSRYAGIQWGRGDLALLNESWWKSREVKQWRIAPDQAEQAPQLLSSRSSQDRYNDPGRPGLVRDVNGRARLQITADGRSIFLYGQGASPEGDRPFVDRFDLDSKQATRLFHSQAPGYAAPVALLDQEGTSLLITRETPDEPTNVYVQSLADATAAPRALTHFAHPLPQLRGVSKEQIRYKRNDGVDLTATLMLPPGYNPKKDGPLPLLMWAYPGEYKTAAAASQVTDSPYRFNAISYWGPQAFLAKGYAVLVSPSMPIIGEGDKEPNDTYLPQLIANAEAAVDEVVRRGVTDRDHIAIGGHSYGAFMTANLLAHTRLFKAGIARSGAYNRTLTPFGFQAEERNYWQAQDVYQKMSPFNYADKIKDPILFIHGVDDNNSGTFPIQSERMFAAVKGLGGTARLVMLPNESHAYRARESIMTMLAESERWLEQTVGPGTPIKKKR
- the ahcY gene encoding adenosylhomocysteinase, with product MNAVAKTFSTEGDYKVADITLADWGRKELDIAEHEMPGLMSIRRKHAATLPLKGVRVTGSLHMTIQTAVLIETLKDIGADVRWASCNIFSTQDHAAAAIAKSGTPVFAWKGESLEEYWDCTLDALTFTLPDGTLTGPELVVDDGGDVTLLIHKGYELENGSDWVNEKAASHEEQVIKDLLKRVAKERPGYWARVVKDWKGVSEETTTGVHRLYQLAQAGTLLIPAINVNDSVTKSKFDNLYGCRESLADGLKRAMDVMLAGKVAVVCGYGDVGKGCAASLRAYGARVVVTEIDPICALQAAMEGFEVNTIESTLGRADLYVTTTGNKDIIRIEHLSAMKDQAIVCNIGHFDNEIQVDALVGFPGVQHVNIKPQVDKYIFPNGNAIFLLAEGRLVNLGCATGHPSFVMSNSFANQTLAQIDLWANKDSYENKVYLLPKHLDEEVARLHLEKIGVKLTTLTQEQADYIGVPVEGPFKPDHYRY